From Myxococcales bacterium, the proteins below share one genomic window:
- a CDS encoding rod shape-determining protein: MIFDWLHGLFSNDLAIDLGTANTLIYVKGKGIVSCEPSVVAVQRDSRGGNKVLAVGREAKEMLGRTPGNIRAVRPLRDGVIADFEITEAMLRYFIARAHNRRTLVKPRIIICVPFGITEVEKRAVKESAESAGAREVYLIEEPMAAAIGAGLPITEPSGNMVVDIGGGTTEVAVISLAGIVYSQSVRVGGDKMDEAISAYLKRKYNLAIGEQTAERIKMQVGNAYPLEVQQTTEVKGRDLVAGVPKTVVVNSDEIREALAEPTNAIVEAVLLALEKTPPELAADIVDKGIVLTGGGALLANLDVLLREETGLPVMVSDDPISAVVLGSGKTLDHMELLKEVTIG; this comes from the coding sequence ATGATCTTCGACTGGCTCCACGGCCTGTTCTCGAACGACCTGGCGATCGATCTCGGAACGGCGAACACGCTCATCTACGTGAAGGGCAAGGGCATCGTCTCTTGCGAGCCTTCCGTCGTCGCCGTTCAACGCGATAGCCGCGGCGGGAACAAAGTCCTCGCGGTCGGCCGCGAGGCCAAAGAGATGCTCGGGCGCACGCCCGGGAACATCCGCGCCGTCCGCCCCCTCCGCGACGGTGTCATCGCCGACTTCGAGATCACCGAGGCGATGCTTCGGTATTTCATCGCGCGCGCCCACAACCGCCGCACGCTCGTGAAGCCCCGCATCATCATCTGCGTCCCCTTCGGCATCACCGAGGTCGAGAAGCGCGCGGTGAAGGAGAGCGCCGAGAGCGCCGGAGCGCGCGAGGTGTACCTCATCGAGGAGCCCATGGCGGCCGCGATCGGCGCCGGGCTGCCCATCACCGAGCCGTCGGGCAACATGGTCGTCGACATCGGCGGCGGCACCACCGAGGTCGCCGTGATCTCGCTCGCGGGCATCGTGTACTCGCAGAGCGTCCGCGTCGGCGGCGACAAGATGGACGAGGCCATCAGCGCGTACTTGAAGCGCAAATACAACCTCGCCATCGGCGAGCAGACGGCCGAGCGCATCAAGATGCAGGTCGGAAACGCGTACCCACTCGAGGTCCAGCAGACCACCGAGGTGAAGGGCCGCGACCTCGTCGCCGGTGTCCCCAAGACGGTCGTCGTGAACTCCGACGAGATCCGCGAAGCGCTCGCCGAGCCTACGAACGCGATCGTCGAGGCCGTGCTGCTCGCCCTCGAGAAGACTCCCCCCGAGCTCGCCGCCGACATCGTCGACAAGGGGATCGTGCTGACCGGTGGCGGGGCTCTGCTCGCCAACCTCGACGTGCTCCTCCGTGAAGAGACGGGCCTGCCCGTGATGGTGAGCGACGATCCGATCAGCGCGGTCGTGCTCGGCAGCGGAAAGACGCTCGATCACATGGAGCTCTTGAAAGAGGTGACCATCGGCTGA
- the rpmG gene encoding 50S ribosomal protein L33 — protein sequence MRDLIKMTCGNCSRANYTTTKNKRTMSEKFEIKKFCPACRAHHPHKEGKISKG from the coding sequence ATGCGTGACCTCATCAAGATGACCTGCGGCAACTGCAGCCGCGCGAACTACACGACCACGAAGAACAAGCGGACCATGTCCGAGAAGTTCGAGATCAAGAAGTTCTGCCCTGCGTGCCGGGCTCACCACCCGCACAAAGAAGGCAAGATCTCGAAGGGCTGA
- a CDS encoding HAMP domain-containing histidine kinase, with product MWRRRSVSDSSEPRSTRAKLVRYVLLPAVIVAVGVLAYFTFRTTLQLETLRKQSVLEATLALANEKATRLDRQIIDQDNVIVAIADPARVDELNDTWLPTAQRETPSVRAILVLDETRTVVGFASRARGPFAEEEAFRRLLTERLLDDMPSSQEAPEQLRHLHRTYGAESYLVSYWRRSSGGKTFTVCAWHDIGRIVKETLPTLYGDKLVPVGLGIPQAGINRANVVDEEGRIVFGPPLRSGEFTVAVRFPTTLYNWRVQVSPVGEDALTENVKQRRLLEIATVGLSFVVLVAGVLTILFAAETERRASALKSEFVANVSHELKTPLALVRMFAEMLQSGRVASDEKRAEYLEIIVRESERLTSLIENVLDFAKVERGHASYDFVDGDLAEVVRRAVGVYRYRAEREGVELRFEEDETLPVVRLDGRAIELVVINLLDNALKYAQGGKTIFVEVRKRGEKEVVVAVRDEGPGIPDAEKERIFERFVRGATAQPKDGRSPVRGSGIGLSLVRAIVEAHGGRTWVESEAGRGATFHFVLPSRRADGA from the coding sequence GTGTGGAGACGTAGGTCGGTATCGGACAGCTCCGAGCCGCGGAGCACCCGCGCGAAGCTCGTTCGTTACGTCCTCTTGCCCGCCGTCATCGTCGCGGTCGGAGTGCTCGCGTACTTCACGTTTCGCACGACGCTCCAGCTCGAGACCTTGCGCAAGCAGTCCGTCCTCGAGGCGACGCTCGCGCTCGCGAACGAGAAGGCGACGCGCCTCGACCGCCAGATCATCGATCAAGACAACGTGATCGTGGCCATCGCCGATCCGGCGCGCGTCGACGAGCTCAACGACACGTGGCTCCCGACCGCGCAACGCGAGACGCCGAGCGTACGCGCGATCCTCGTGCTCGACGAGACGCGGACGGTCGTGGGCTTCGCATCGCGCGCGCGTGGCCCGTTCGCCGAGGAAGAGGCCTTCCGAAGGCTCCTCACCGAGCGGCTCCTCGACGACATGCCGAGCTCGCAGGAGGCCCCGGAGCAGCTCCGGCACCTGCACAGGACCTACGGCGCGGAGAGCTACCTCGTCTCGTATTGGCGGAGGAGCAGCGGAGGAAAGACCTTCACGGTCTGCGCGTGGCACGACATCGGGCGCATCGTCAAAGAGACGCTCCCGACGCTCTACGGCGACAAGCTCGTGCCCGTCGGGCTCGGCATCCCACAGGCCGGGATCAACCGCGCGAACGTGGTCGACGAAGAGGGGCGTATCGTCTTCGGCCCACCGCTCCGCAGCGGCGAGTTCACCGTCGCGGTGCGCTTCCCGACCACGCTCTACAACTGGCGCGTGCAGGTCTCTCCCGTGGGCGAGGACGCGCTCACGGAGAACGTCAAACAACGGCGCCTGCTCGAGATCGCGACGGTGGGGCTCTCGTTCGTCGTGCTCGTCGCGGGGGTGCTCACCATCCTCTTCGCGGCGGAGACCGAGCGCCGTGCGTCGGCCTTGAAGAGCGAGTTCGTCGCGAACGTGAGCCACGAGCTGAAGACCCCCCTCGCGCTCGTGCGCATGTTCGCCGAGATGCTCCAGTCGGGGAGGGTCGCGAGCGACGAGAAGCGCGCGGAGTACCTCGAGATCATCGTGAGGGAGAGCGAGCGCCTCACGAGCCTCATCGAGAACGTGCTCGACTTCGCCAAGGTCGAGCGTGGCCACGCGAGCTACGACTTCGTCGACGGGGATCTCGCCGAGGTCGTGCGGCGCGCCGTGGGAGTGTACCGGTACCGCGCCGAGCGCGAGGGGGTCGAGCTCCGCTTCGAGGAGGACGAGACCCTGCCCGTCGTTCGGCTCGACGGAAGGGCGATCGAGCTCGTGGTCATCAACCTCCTCGACAACGCGCTGAAGTACGCGCAGGGCGGGAAGACCATCTTCGTCGAGGTGCGCAAACGTGGGGAAAAGGAGGTCGTGGTCGCCGTGCGCGACGAGGGCCCTGGCATCCCCGACGCCGAGAAGGAGCGCATTTTCGAGAGGTTCGTGCGCGGCGCCACGGCGCAACCGAAGGACGGTCGGAGCCCCGTGCGAGGCAGCGGCATCGGGCTCTCGCTCGTGCGGGCCATCGTCGAGGCGCACGGAGGCCGGACCTGGGTGGAGAGCGAGGCCGGGAGAGGGGCCACGTTCCATTTCGTGCTGCCTTCGCGGCGGGCGGACGGGGCCTGA
- a CDS encoding serine/threonine protein kinase, whose translation MGADSRIPSGTILGGKFRIRRLLGQGGMGEVYAGEGRRGEKVAIKVLHDRAAQDPDLVARFNREAEIARAIHSDYVAAVLGSGKEPNGRLWIAFERLVGEGLDERLRREQYLAFGEVAPIVDDSLQGLMAAHAAHVIHRDIKPANLFIEKRKLTQQEVSEGAHEERTRILDFGVSKVRSQADRKNEPSLTAFDATLGSFAYMAPEQVRGSARVDERADLYALGAVAFRALTGRLPFEGTNALTLIALKLDRDPPTLTQTTGDEWPQGIERFLGKLMARDRENRFRTAEETLVAWRRVADAVEDVRRRAPPDEHHDDRGDATQGTFADDYDLPFRR comes from the coding sequence ATGGGCGCGGACTCCAGGATCCCATCGGGGACCATCCTCGGCGGGAAGTTCCGCATCCGCCGCCTTTTGGGCCAGGGCGGCATGGGAGAGGTGTACGCGGGCGAAGGTCGCCGCGGCGAGAAGGTCGCCATCAAGGTGCTCCACGATCGCGCCGCCCAAGACCCCGACCTCGTGGCGCGGTTCAACCGCGAGGCCGAGATCGCTCGAGCCATCCACTCGGACTATGTCGCCGCCGTGCTCGGGTCGGGCAAAGAGCCGAACGGGAGGCTCTGGATCGCCTTCGAGAGGCTCGTGGGCGAAGGGCTCGACGAGCGCCTCCGTCGCGAGCAATACCTCGCCTTCGGAGAGGTCGCGCCCATCGTCGACGACTCGCTCCAGGGCCTCATGGCCGCCCACGCGGCGCATGTCATCCACCGAGACATCAAGCCCGCGAACCTCTTCATCGAGAAGCGCAAGCTCACGCAGCAAGAGGTGTCCGAAGGCGCCCACGAAGAGCGCACGCGCATCCTCGATTTCGGCGTGTCGAAGGTGAGGTCCCAGGCCGACCGCAAGAACGAGCCCTCCCTCACCGCCTTCGACGCCACCCTCGGGAGCTTTGCCTACATGGCCCCCGAGCAGGTGCGCGGCTCGGCCCGCGTCGACGAGCGCGCCGACCTCTACGCCCTCGGCGCCGTCGCGTTCCGCGCGCTCACGGGCCGCCTCCCCTTCGAGGGCACGAACGCGCTCACCCTCATCGCGCTCAAGCTCGATCGCGACCCGCCCACGCTCACCCAGACGACCGGCGACGAGTGGCCCCAGGGCATCGAGCGTTTCCTAGGGAAGCTCATGGCGAGGGACCGCGAGAACCGGTTTCGAACGGCCGAGGAGACGCTCGTCGCCTGGCGGAGGGTCGCCGACGCGGTAGAGGACGTTCGCCGACGCGCGCCGCCGGACGAGCACCACGACGACCGAGGCGACGCGACGCAGGGCACGTTCGCCGACGACTACGATCTTCCGTTCCGAAGGTAG
- a CDS encoding ABC transporter permease — protein MGYPAKIALRYLVSTRRSFILFATVLAILGVTLGVGALATVMSVTGGFHKQFRDKVLGVNAHVLVLKYSVDFREYPEIMKKVAEVPGVRGVAPFIINPMMVTHGGRTATGVLLKGVDPALMPKVLDLPRHIVQGSMDGLRREGAKPPERRVDPFDPFPSSPPAAGDAGAGTKDEKHGLLRDVTAPDKAATAPAEALITDAGAPAAEAPKGPALAGDVTPDGGYASKLPTDDDVLPDTIDPDPCKSPEQIKKLPGVIIGKTLSKQLAVEIGDCLQITSPTIGISLGASGSRPPIAKQFRVIAVFEAGFDQYDSKLVYTDLYEAQAFYDQGDSVTGVEMTIDDIDDSGAIAKEIDKRLANGVYHTMDWRELNHGLFTALLIQQIGMSFMLALIVLVAAFTVVAVLIMVVLDKKREIAVLKALGATDAAIMRIFLYQGTIIGVVGTGLGLVVGYLCCRAIAAYPFPLDPKVYFITHLPVLIRPTEFLVTGAIAIAICSGATIVPALHAARVRPADGLRAE, from the coding sequence ATGGGGTATCCGGCCAAGATCGCGTTGCGTTACCTCGTCTCGACGAGGCGCTCCTTCATCCTGTTCGCCACGGTCCTCGCCATCCTCGGCGTGACCCTGGGCGTAGGCGCGCTCGCGACCGTGATGAGCGTCACCGGGGGCTTCCACAAGCAATTCCGCGACAAGGTGCTCGGGGTCAACGCGCACGTGCTCGTGCTGAAATACTCGGTCGACTTTCGCGAGTACCCCGAAATCATGAAGAAAGTCGCCGAGGTACCCGGGGTACGTGGCGTCGCGCCGTTCATCATCAACCCGATGATGGTCACCCACGGCGGGCGCACGGCGACCGGCGTGCTGCTGAAAGGGGTCGACCCGGCGCTCATGCCGAAGGTCCTCGACCTCCCTCGGCACATCGTCCAAGGCTCCATGGACGGCCTGCGCCGCGAGGGCGCGAAGCCCCCGGAGCGTAGGGTAGACCCGTTCGATCCCTTCCCCTCGAGCCCCCCTGCCGCAGGCGACGCCGGGGCAGGCACGAAGGACGAGAAGCACGGTCTTTTGCGGGACGTGACGGCCCCCGACAAGGCGGCGACGGCCCCCGCGGAGGCCCTGATCACCGACGCGGGCGCCCCCGCCGCCGAGGCTCCCAAGGGCCCCGCCCTCGCGGGCGACGTGACCCCCGACGGAGGCTACGCGAGCAAGCTCCCGACGGACGACGACGTCCTGCCCGACACGATCGACCCCGACCCGTGCAAGAGCCCCGAGCAAATCAAGAAGCTGCCCGGCGTCATCATCGGCAAGACGCTCTCCAAGCAGCTCGCGGTCGAGATCGGGGACTGCCTCCAGATCACCTCCCCCACGATCGGCATCTCGCTCGGCGCGAGCGGCTCACGCCCCCCGATAGCGAAGCAATTTCGCGTTATTGCGGTCTTCGAGGCGGGGTTCGACCAGTACGACTCGAAGCTCGTCTACACCGACCTCTACGAGGCGCAGGCCTTCTACGACCAAGGCGACAGCGTGACCGGCGTCGAGATGACCATCGACGACATCGACGACTCGGGCGCGATCGCCAAGGAGATCGACAAGCGGCTCGCCAACGGCGTCTACCACACGATGGACTGGCGGGAGCTCAACCACGGGCTCTTCACGGCGCTCCTCATCCAGCAGATCGGCATGAGCTTCATGCTCGCGCTCATCGTGCTCGTCGCCGCGTTCACCGTGGTGGCCGTGCTCATCATGGTGGTGCTCGACAAGAAGCGAGAAATCGCGGTGCTCAAGGCCCTCGGCGCGACCGACGCGGCGATCATGCGCATCTTCCTCTACCAGGGCACGATCATCGGCGTCGTGGGCACGGGGCTCGGCCTCGTGGTGGGCTATTTGTGCTGCCGCGCCATCGCCGCGTATCCGTTCCCGCTCGACCCGAAGGTGTACTTCATCACGCACCTCCCCGTGCTCATCCGCCCCACCGAGTTCTTGGTGACGGGAGCCATCGCGATCGCGATTTGCAGCGGCGCCACGATCGTCCCGGCCCTCCACGCGGCGCGTGTGAGGCCAGCGGACGGGCTCCGCGCCGAGTAG
- a CDS encoding serine/threonine protein kinase — protein sequence MPPDPRTLAHRPPAEMSGGFPKADAYVGTVIDSRYVLERPLGEGGMGIVYVGRHVSLDKRVAVKVLKRELAEEREMVDRFFNEARAASSIGSPHIVDVADFGMLADGAAYFVMELLDGRSLGELLDAEKVLPEAKAIDVARQIANGLGAAHAAGIVHRDLKPDNVMLVSRGAQRDFVKILDFGIAKVSTAATRLTRTGSVFGTPHYMSPEQAAGLSVDNRCDIYALGVILYEMTCGKVPFDADTYMGILTQHMYKAPAPPRTLPLPRPVSPGLEAIIMKSLSKRPAERYASMEALVADLDVLSSGATPAAVGELLARSGSHSVPGDYFHDRGGGAVSASTQMSLAGVSRPGSSRVGLAVGAVVGLVAAVALLGFAMRTSAPAPTAAGPSPSVVQLKVEPVASVVPPAVAATKTVAVVVTPQNATVTVGGVDVPVEKGGIAKVEVGREPIAVVVSKPGYTSVSFQVGPTSAPFERVDLSPVAKSAVGPVPVKPGPAVTVVPPPSRPAHCSKVGSTADDRVAYPECFR from the coding sequence ATGCCACCCGACCCGCGAACCTTGGCCCATCGGCCGCCGGCCGAGATGTCGGGAGGGTTTCCGAAGGCCGACGCCTACGTGGGCACGGTGATCGACTCGCGCTACGTGCTCGAGCGCCCGCTCGGGGAAGGCGGGATGGGCATCGTCTACGTCGGCCGCCACGTGAGCCTCGACAAACGCGTCGCCGTGAAGGTCCTGAAGCGCGAGCTCGCCGAAGAGCGCGAGATGGTCGATCGGTTCTTCAACGAGGCGCGCGCCGCTTCGTCGATCGGCTCTCCGCACATCGTCGACGTGGCCGATTTCGGCATGCTCGCCGACGGTGCGGCCTATTTCGTCATGGAGCTCTTGGACGGCCGGAGCCTCGGCGAGCTCCTCGACGCCGAGAAGGTGCTCCCCGAAGCCAAGGCGATCGACGTCGCGCGGCAGATCGCGAACGGGCTCGGGGCGGCGCACGCCGCGGGCATCGTTCACCGCGATCTCAAGCCTGACAACGTCATGCTCGTCTCGCGTGGCGCCCAACGAGACTTCGTGAAGATCCTCGACTTCGGCATCGCCAAGGTCTCGACCGCCGCGACGCGCCTCACGCGTACAGGGAGCGTCTTCGGCACGCCGCACTACATGTCGCCCGAGCAGGCCGCGGGGCTCAGCGTCGACAACCGCTGCGACATCTACGCCCTCGGCGTCATTCTCTACGAGATGACGTGCGGCAAGGTGCCGTTCGACGCCGACACGTACATGGGCATCCTTACCCAGCACATGTACAAGGCGCCCGCCCCTCCGCGCACCCTGCCCCTGCCTCGCCCGGTCAGCCCTGGGCTCGAGGCTATCATCATGAAATCGTTGTCGAAACGCCCGGCCGAACGCTACGCGAGCATGGAGGCCCTCGTGGCCGACCTCGACGTGCTCTCGTCCGGGGCCACGCCGGCGGCGGTGGGAGAGCTGCTCGCGCGGTCGGGCAGCCACAGTGTCCCCGGGGACTACTTTCACGATCGTGGTGGAGGTGCGGTCTCGGCATCGACGCAGATGTCGCTGGCGGGCGTATCTCGGCCGGGCAGCTCGCGCGTGGGACTCGCCGTGGGCGCGGTGGTGGGGCTCGTGGCCGCGGTCGCGCTCCTGGGGTTCGCGATGCGTACGTCCGCGCCCGCGCCCACGGCCGCGGGGCCGAGCCCGTCGGTCGTCCAGCTCAAGGTCGAGCCCGTGGCGAGCGTCGTGCCCCCGGCAGTGGCGGCCACGAAGACCGTCGCGGTGGTGGTCACGCCGCAGAACGCCACGGTCACCGTCGGTGGGGTCGATGTGCCCGTCGAGAAGGGCGGTATCGCCAAGGTCGAGGTGGGACGCGAGCCGATCGCGGTCGTCGTGTCGAAGCCGGGCTACACGTCCGTGTCGTTCCAGGTGGGCCCCACGTCGGCCCCGTTCGAGCGCGTCGACCTGTCGCCGGTCGCAAAGTCGGCCGTGGGGCCCGTCCCCGTGAAACCCGGCCCCGCCGTGACGGTCGTGCCTCCTCCTTCGCGCCCCGCGCACTGTTCCAAGGTCGGGAGCACCGCCGACGACCGGGTCGCGTACCCGGAGTGCTTCCGCTGA